The following are encoded in a window of bacterium genomic DNA:
- a CDS encoding amino acid--tRNA ligase-related protein, with protein MASPSPYHEKSRLQSLQLALFFRSRVLSAIRRWFEAEGFIEVETPVRLPTPAMELHIDAEPAGAGFLRTSPELHMKRLLAAGYDKIYQMGHCFRKGEWGPLHHPEYTMLEWYRAHADYLDILRDTENLLSHVC; from the coding sequence ATGGCATCCCCGTCTCCTTATCATGAGAAAAGTCGGCTGCAATCGCTGCAGCTGGCTTTGTTTTTTCGCAGCCGGGTGTTATCCGCCATCCGTAGATGGTTTGAGGCCGAGGGCTTCATCGAGGTAGAGACCCCGGTTCGCCTCCCGACTCCCGCCATGGAACTTCACATTGATGCTGAACCTGCGGGCGCAGGTTTTCTGCGAACTTCCCCGGAATTGCACATGAAGCGGCTGCTCGCCGCTGGCTATGATAAAATTTACCAAATGGGGCACTGCTTCCGAAAAGGTGAATGGGGACCTTTGCACCATCCTGAGTACACCATGCTTGAATGGTACCGGGCCCATGCCGACTATCTGGATATCCTGCGCGATACCGAAAATCTATTATCGCACGTTTGCC
- a CDS encoding GDSL-type esterase/lipase family protein, which produces MKLLKMAGIVSSVCLLTALLGSVGCENGGGGGGGGGGDLSDIGDNNANLYIALGDSTTDGNNGGGAPYPPRLASITGKSVNNYARQNENTGGAAGRIGGLLSSTKPAACCFMLGAVDLINNYGKETAINNLRSIIQQCKANKTVPVIATLTPMIYSHSRWSGEVKALNSSIRSLASSEGARLVDLESKFGSGEGLILGDGLHPNEAGNQLMAEAFADAL; this is translated from the coding sequence CGGTAGGTTGCGAGAACGGCGGGGGCGGAGGCGGCGGTGGGGGTGGCGATCTGAGCGATATTGGCGACAACAATGCCAATCTTTATATTGCACTGGGCGATAGCACGACTGACGGTAACAACGGAGGTGGCGCTCCTTATCCTCCTCGCCTGGCATCAATCACGGGGAAATCAGTCAATAACTACGCCCGCCAGAACGAGAATACCGGCGGCGCGGCCGGACGCATTGGCGGACTCCTCTCATCCACCAAGCCCGCCGCCTGCTGCTTTATGCTCGGCGCCGTGGATCTGATCAATAATTACGGTAAGGAAACCGCCATTAACAACCTGCGATCCATCATTCAGCAGTGCAAAGCCAACAAAACCGTACCGGTTATCGCCACGTTAACGCCCATGATCTACAGCCATAGCCGATGGAGCGGTGAAGTGAAAGCTCTTAACAGTTCTATCCGTAGTCTTGCTTCCTCCGAGGGCGCACGCCTGGTTGACCTGGAATCAAAATTCGGCAGCGGCGAGGGGCTCATCCTTGGTGACGGCTTGCACCCGAATGAAGCAGGCAATCAGCTGATGGCCGAGGCCTTTGCCGATGCACTCTGA
- the efp gene encoding elongation factor P — protein MADYTASDFRKGLRVELDGVPYLISEFNFVKPGKGAAIYTCRLKSLIDGGTFVRAFRSNDVLKKPDLEERTMRYSHNETDHYIFMDENYEQFTLTAEVLGNNRFFLYDDCEVRVLYHNGRPVDVTLPTFIEKEILDTEPGARGNTATNVLKPAKINGGFEIQVPLFVNQGDTIKIDTRTGEYADRVLKK, from the coding sequence ATGGCGGATTATACAGCGTCTGATTTTCGTAAAGGGCTTCGCGTCGAATTGGATGGCGTGCCTTATTTGATTTCTGAATTCAACTTCGTGAAACCCGGCAAAGGCGCCGCCATTTACACCTGCCGCCTGAAGAGCCTCATCGACGGCGGCACCTTCGTCCGCGCCTTCCGTTCGAACGATGTACTGAAGAAGCCCGATCTGGAAGAGCGCACCATGCGTTACTCCCATAACGAAACCGATCATTATATCTTCATGGATGAGAACTACGAGCAGTTCACGCTCACCGCCGAGGTCCTGGGAAACAACCGGTTTTTCCTTTACGATGATTGTGAAGTCCGCGTCCTGTATCATAACGGCCGCCCTGTGGACGTCACACTGCCGACGTTCATTGAGAAGGAAATTCTCGATACCGAGCCTGGCGCCCGTGGCAACACGGCCACCAATGTCCTGAAGCCCGCGAAAATCAATGGCGGCTTTGAAATTCAAGTGCCCCTCTTTGTGAATCAGGGCGACACCATCAAAATCGACACTCGCACCGGCGAATACGCCGACCGTGTGTTGAAGAAATAA
- a CDS encoding insulinase family protein, whose product MHSEIPGFIVRKTTPVPALRGMAIELEHEVSGARILHLLTEDTENLFSISFPTPPPDDTGVPHILEHSVLAGSQKFPVREPFFEMLKSSMATFINAMTGPDCTYYPVSSNVEQDLFNLAEVYFDAVFHPLLTEGTFMREGHHLAPANPEEPTGKLTVSGIVYNEMKGVFSSPESLLFYTWLPKLLPDTAYAKNYAGHPDAIPNLTYDQFKQFYAAHYHPANAFFYFYGNIPTASYLSFLAPRLAGITRRAIEPIASRQPRWLTPARFTETYPAAQDEPLEDKTFLSLTWLTGNALDPEQAVLRHVLTTALFGNEAAPLKKALVDSKLGQDILDCGDMDLGPETIFSVGIKGSNPDKANAFEQLVLSSLKSIATDGLPRELIEAAFQQTAYHYLEIMPMFPLHTMNHVLSAWVHGADPLSFLDMSRHLEVCRQRYEADPQVFSRLIMLSLVENTHRLTTVLTPDKSWQNRVDAALAARMESERSHRTEAELLEISQKSAAIDADAGTANSPEKVALLPQLKVKDLPAKPRHIPTALERLQTTDHIPQTSPGGTRNSELKTRDSGVPVLRNDLFTNGVNYLRFSLDLAGLPEDLWSFLPHYCEAITKLGAAGMNYETMARRVSASTGGFACAPSFQSHASITGKPVLTMGFACKALDAQIDKAMQVIHDLIFAVDPRDPNRLRDVLMQTRAGYRSDVMENGHSYAQCHAGRHLTSNGLLAEQCNGIPQAALAARLCDHFEAEVESLMERIERIRSFMLSPERLAISFTGSDHAYNAMTSAFGHWLPTMKGTPLPPTSHTSPLTSHSSHEGLAVPIQVAHCAQGMLAPKLDDPRSAALVIATHLTRFEYFLPEIRLKGNAYGGGISYNPVGGTLFMTSFRDPHITRTLDIFAKTPEFVKTAVWSQADIDRAIIGTAKGDEKPLRPSEVTSEALSRHLQGITPELREAFYAARLAVRPSLARSALLETLEAGFKSAPICVLSSREKLTEANKTLTGNALEISDVVL is encoded by the coding sequence ATGCACTCTGAGATACCAGGGTTCATTGTCCGGAAGACCACTCCCGTGCCCGCCCTGCGTGGCATGGCCATCGAGCTTGAACACGAGGTAAGTGGCGCCCGGATTCTGCACCTGCTCACTGAGGACACCGAAAACCTGTTCTCCATCAGCTTCCCAACCCCACCCCCGGATGACACCGGGGTTCCACATATCCTTGAACATTCCGTCCTGGCCGGGTCTCAAAAGTTTCCTGTTCGCGAACCGTTTTTCGAGATGCTGAAGTCCAGCATGGCCACCTTTATCAACGCCATGACCGGCCCCGACTGCACTTATTACCCCGTCTCCAGCAATGTGGAGCAGGATCTCTTCAACCTCGCCGAGGTCTATTTCGACGCCGTCTTCCATCCCCTGCTTACAGAAGGCACCTTTATGCGGGAAGGCCATCATCTCGCACCCGCTAACCCGGAAGAACCCACCGGGAAGTTGACGGTCAGCGGGATTGTCTACAACGAGATGAAGGGTGTGTTTTCCAGTCCCGAGAGCCTGTTGTTCTACACCTGGCTTCCCAAACTTCTACCCGACACGGCTTATGCAAAAAATTACGCCGGTCATCCGGACGCCATTCCCAATCTGACCTACGACCAGTTTAAACAGTTCTACGCCGCGCATTACCACCCCGCTAACGCCTTTTTCTATTTCTACGGTAATATCCCCACCGCTTCCTATCTGTCGTTTCTGGCTCCCCGCCTTGCCGGAATCACGCGACGCGCTATCGAGCCGATCGCCTCCCGACAGCCGCGTTGGCTAACCCCGGCCAGATTCACCGAAACCTATCCCGCCGCACAAGACGAGCCGCTGGAAGATAAAACCTTTCTCTCACTCACCTGGCTCACCGGAAACGCCCTGGATCCCGAACAGGCCGTCCTGCGACACGTTCTCACCACGGCTCTTTTCGGAAATGAAGCCGCCCCGCTGAAAAAAGCTCTAGTGGACTCCAAACTCGGGCAGGACATTCTTGACTGTGGCGACATGGACCTGGGTCCGGAAACAATCTTTAGCGTGGGAATCAAGGGCAGTAACCCGGATAAGGCCAATGCGTTTGAGCAGCTGGTGCTCTCGTCATTAAAATCCATTGCAACCGATGGCTTGCCACGCGAACTGATCGAAGCGGCTTTCCAGCAAACGGCTTACCATTACCTCGAAATCATGCCCATGTTCCCGCTCCACACCATGAACCATGTGCTCAGCGCCTGGGTGCATGGAGCAGATCCGTTATCCTTTCTGGACATGAGCCGCCATCTCGAGGTCTGCCGCCAACGCTATGAAGCCGATCCTCAAGTCTTCTCCCGACTGATTATGCTGAGCCTGGTTGAAAACACCCACCGACTCACCACGGTTTTGACACCAGACAAGTCATGGCAGAACAGAGTGGACGCCGCATTGGCCGCACGAATGGAGTCAGAACGTAGTCACAGAACCGAGGCGGAGCTTCTTGAAATATCTCAAAAATCTGCGGCCATTGATGCCGATGCCGGCACAGCTAACTCCCCGGAGAAAGTTGCCCTTCTACCTCAACTCAAGGTCAAGGATCTCCCCGCCAAACCGCGCCACATTCCGACTGCCCTAGAAAGACTTCAGACCACAGACCACATACCGCAGACCTCGCCCGGAGGGACTCGGAACTCGGAACTCAAAACTCGGGACTCAGGAGTCCCCGTCCTCCGGAATGATCTTTTTACCAATGGCGTGAACTATCTGCGATTCAGCCTCGATCTGGCCGGGTTGCCTGAAGATCTCTGGTCATTTCTCCCGCATTACTGCGAGGCCATCACCAAACTGGGCGCGGCCGGGATGAATTACGAAACCATGGCCCGGCGCGTATCGGCCTCTACAGGCGGTTTCGCTTGTGCGCCTTCTTTCCAGTCGCACGCCAGCATCACAGGCAAACCAGTGCTGACCATGGGTTTCGCCTGCAAGGCGCTTGATGCGCAGATCGACAAAGCCATGCAGGTGATTCATGACCTCATCTTTGCAGTTGACCCACGTGATCCGAACCGGCTCCGCGATGTGCTGATGCAGACCCGCGCAGGCTATCGCAGTGACGTCATGGAGAATGGACACAGCTACGCCCAATGTCATGCCGGGCGGCATCTGACATCCAATGGATTGCTGGCCGAACAATGCAATGGCATTCCCCAGGCCGCCCTCGCCGCCCGACTTTGCGATCACTTTGAGGCCGAGGTGGAGTCGCTCATGGAGCGCATTGAACGCATCCGCTCCTTCATGCTCTCCCCTGAGCGGTTGGCCATCAGTTTCACGGGATCCGACCACGCCTACAACGCCATGACCTCCGCGTTTGGGCATTGGCTCCCCACCATGAAAGGCACTCCACTTCCCCCGACATCTCACACTTCACCTCTCACATCTCACTCTTCTCACGAGGGCCTTGCCGTTCCCATTCAGGTAGCCCACTGCGCACAGGGAATGTTGGCACCAAAATTAGATGATCCCCGCTCGGCAGCTCTGGTTATTGCCACTCATCTGACGCGCTTTGAATACTTTCTTCCTGAGATACGGCTCAAAGGCAATGCCTATGGCGGGGGCATCTCATACAATCCAGTCGGAGGAACTCTCTTTATGACTTCCTTCCGCGATCCGCATATTACCCGCACCTTGGACATCTTCGCCAAAACTCCGGAATTTGTAAAAACCGCCGTATGGTCCCAGGCCGATATCGACCGTGCCATTATTGGAACTGCTAAAGGTGACGAAAAACCCCTCCGCCCGAGCGAGGTGACTAGCGAGGCTTTATCGCGTCACCTGCAAGGTATAACCCCTGAATTACGGGAAGCCTTCTATGCCGCCCGCTTGGCCGTCAGACCCTCTCTTGCCCGTTCCGCCCTGCTGGAAACCCTGGAGGCTGGATTCAAATCCGCCCCCATTTGCGTCCTCAGCAGTCGCGAGAAGCTGACTGAAGCCAATAAGACGCTGACGGGAAATGCCCTCGAGATTTCGGATGTCGTGCTGTAA